A stretch of Babylonia areolata isolate BAREFJ2019XMU chromosome 23, ASM4173473v1, whole genome shotgun sequence DNA encodes these proteins:
- the LOC143297849 gene encoding uncharacterized protein LOC143297849 isoform X2 translates to MAGQSEEAATPLAENRTPPSVTEDAVSQQQPAGTDMVLRDMTAPPSETTKTVDAASEVGSKSRTRCSRFQDRSPGSGLSPNVAQSPSGRPDNSQHRQHSPKSRSPSQGRRIWRQERSGAGNSASPRRHSRSSDRSQSSESRSRSRSRSRSHTHSRRRSASRRRSHSSTRSRSERHSDKRDHRSPGSEKRHSSSHRKSRSSGRSRSNRDSRERRHTSSDSESKRSPSHHKSRSHNRSRSKRRSSSDDDSPTRKKRRGTSHYRSHTRSRSRSTRRSRSKYRSSYDRSSASSHDRSSRSSHDRSPASKKKRSSSDRKSQSGSKPDKHSHTKHKSSRHSRSKKSKRHHKRSKSSNKSKASKHSSHHKDKLSHHQSPTTTTSKQHSKSQHSTHSSKRHRSSSGGRSSEGEKSRRHRSNTPNGQSNYTRYKSESPRNRSPSPGGCAYHQRRVPQYGSSGQYGSSGQYGSFSQYGSSGQGQYGSTGQYGSSGQYGRTGFSHYMQQSPGKYQNYRARGGWNFHQNYQARNSQRWVPDNNRNRPGYYRRPGWNNNSKNDPNRNMYGYQRRFQYPLHHLNMNYQNRQQQQQQQQQQQRRWQPSSSYNNQGRRPQPRTYSPLSWEEQSVGSPSRHKSRQQSPAASASPPPKRSRKASSSSTSSTSSPPPAASPKRTDNPAGKKPQCSPSVSPARHRRSASEGSEKKASPSPSSPLSSVELQNLRVVVDNVPGEEEESMSDRSDIQIAPSESPRPSKEALYVVSSSDPDEEDHLFSDSLVSSKNHKKADELRKEGMIVASKISEKKRSLQSALKSLKKHTNFSDYTEEDENQEPPHAVSDSSHEEGIQAATDSVSEGSEEGDHDMPPDSMSEDPEDSDVEMVTQRMSNSDFEEASLDFRDSSEESNFQAENHSMSDSSEDDEVQAAAHKRKNKQKYRTLMSSPEVPVSAVGTRLMKKTQKQAVVPSNMNRNKRARLPGNVYPVVLHTSAAYTRPLLKRRPYRNAKTEAESSSSSEAEEEHWTPAHVKAKKQIYPHECICSCSICQIHSHPPCRKKQSKNSSTQTDLSDIFKTEDEGDICNRRKGRKTDRQSISLASDNYIQSSQKLSKRARTLNLTSNFSGNRGTKAAIQRREKREELSSGSSSDSGTPPPVLQTSKPARKARDMAAYISRSQAAHKLALAQGRRQEKHSLQKHHPAYSSPDLQLSRSSQKSAENLQRHSHSSHHRETADKEVLDSKEEVKRKLTQNYDPSTLIVDLSSVPLPSDKEPPKKGTGTADGSQSANQQAASGGTEPSTNDENKSANIDKFSLITSQNRIYKKAWQCTLSSDTSKKGDNAAALPQQKSTVFSSPQPCALQNEQQQAEHPDVPSSEPHDKSSQQENNSESCAAPNAVVANAKETTADPRKDKPDSKQLSIKVSSPAKPATLSKKVSLSSSSSEEDGGKKPGKHIRSSSTSRIKASRARPKKSEDKAQGRGQDHMPRAGVGKSRTKEGQQTSSGRALKANVSSKHCRSSDVNSHFDAYRCAANVGGTETHRRGHTHESRMDKSKARQGNEMKNKPTVKNSSPPCKRPRHSGTPGMPDLKKGAKKPHRQNEEPELMNQSLTDGKDSNTRAAARISTADKQSRCSDAINRHGVCRPTLKEEKNQIHKQQHLHKLKMDKARMRQRKELTSGAPVKTSTPGKHARGPGTSSQQNPDRPGPQGESCGQQLMHPAAQRKPRPKEGQELKRRPPVKTGTLDRNPKPHRTAGKLPTCTPEIDELLRQQILHKLKLDKLRSRVGVQEVKKQGTNIKSCTPGKRPTGCKTKVDNTARPRLRKREDEIRGHPGEKMTDKPDGQAVKRRTPVKGRAPGTHTSAPGSSSGHGVYRPGLTEGEDNVHGYPDLQLVKQEEFTTEEGQEKESGTTGGDSVSSNDSEMSSDDPVSKKSGDELERRLREKLLRTLQSKQAGLTHDRSDTEADASNHDSASGH, encoded by the exons ATGGCTGGTCAGAGTGAGGAGGCAGCAACCCCGCTGGCAGAGAACAGGACTCCGCCCAGCGTGACGGAGGATGCCGTTTCCCAACAACAGCCAGCCGGCACAGACATGGTGTTGAGAGACATGACAGCCCCTCcttcagaaacaacaaaaacagttgaTGCTGCTTCTGAAGTTGG ATCCAAATCGCGAACAAGATGCTCCCGATTTCAAGACAGGTCGCCTGGCAGTGGACTCTCCCCAAATGTAGCTCAGTCCCCCAGTGGGAGACCAGATAACTCTCAACACAGACAGCACTCGCCAAAGAGCAGATCACCATCTCAAGGAAGGCGCATTTGGCGCCAGGAAAGATCAGGGGCTGGTAACTCTGCATCTCCGAGGAGACACAGCCGCTCATCCGACAGATCGCAGTCATCTGAAAgtcgatccagatccagatccagatccagatctcACACacatagtagaagaagaagtgcgTCTCGCCGAAGGTCGCACTCATCAACCAGATCCAGGTCAGAGAGACATTCTGACAAGAGAGACCACAGATCACCAGGCTCTGAGAAAAGACACAGTTCTTCTCATCGGAAGTCGCGGTCATCAGGCAGATCTCGATCCAACAGAGATTCACGTGAAAGACGCCACACGTCATCAGATTCTGAGAGCAAGCGCAGCCCCTCGCATCACAAATCACGATCGCACAACAGATCTAGATCCAAAAGACGCAGCTCGTCTGATGATGATTCACCAACCCGAAAAAAAAGACGCGGTACTTCTCATTACAGATCGCACACACGGAGCAGATCCAGATCCACCAGACGATCAAGGTCTAAGTACAGGTCTTCTTATGACAGGTCATCTGCGTCGTCCCATGATAGATCGTCTAGATCATCCCATGACAGATCACCCGCTTCAAAGAAAAAACGCAGTTCCTCTGATCGAAAATCACAAAGTGGATCTAAACCAGACAAGCACTCTCACACCAAACACAAATCGTCCCGTCACAGCCGAAGCAAAAAATCAAAGCGTCACCATAAACGGTCAAAGTCCTCAAACAAATCCAAAGCCAGCAAGCACTCAAGCCACCACAAGGACAAATTGTCCCATCAccaatcacccaccaccaccaccagcaagcaGCACAGCAAGTCTCAGCACAGCACGCATTCCTCAAAAAGACACCGATCCAGTTCAGGAGGTCGCTCAAGTGAGGGAGAAAAATCTCGTCGTCACAGAAGCAACACACCAAACGGACAGTCAAACTACACCCGTTACAAGTCAGAATCACCGAGAAACCGATCCCCTTCCCCTGGCGGATGTGCGTATCACCAGAGAAGGGTACCTCAGTACGGGTCTTCAGGCCAGTACGGGTCTTCCGGCCAGTATGGGTCTTTTAGCCAGTATGGGTCGTCGGGTCAGGGCCAGTATGGGTCGACCGGCCAGTACGGATCCTCGGGCCAGTACGGGAGAACAGGTTTTTCTCACTACATGCAGCAGTCGCCAGGCAAGTACCAGAACTACAGGGCAAGAGGTGGCTGGAACTTCCACCAGAATTACCAGGCGAGGAATTCTCAGCGATGGGTTCCTGACAACAACCGAAACAG GCCTGGATACTACCGGAGACCAGGTTGGAATAATAACTCAAAG AATGACCCAAATAGGAACATGTATGGATACCAGAGGAGGTTTCAATACCCGCTGCATCATTTGAATATGAACT ATcagaacagacagcagcagcagcagcagcagcagcagcagcagaggagaTGGCAGCCATCGTCATCATACAACAACCAAGGTCGACGTCCACAGCCTCGAACATACTCACCATTGTCATGGGAAGAGCAGTCTGTTGGCAGTCCATCTCGCCACAAGTCCAG GCAGCAGTCACCTGCAGCCAGTGCGTCACCACCTCCAAAACGATCCAGAAAGGCGTCCTCATCCTCCACGTCATccacttcatctcctcctccagcAGCCTCCCCCAAACGTACAGACAACCCTGCCGGCAAGAAACCTCAGTGCTCCCCCTCTGTTTCTCCTGCCAGACACCGACGCTCGGCGTCAGAAGGCTCAGAGAAGAAAGCCAGTCCTTCCCCCTCCAGCCCGCTGTCGTCGGTGGAGCTGCAGAACTTGAGAGTTGTGGTGGATAATGTGCCGGGTGAGGAAGAGGAATCGATGAGTGACCGCTCAGACATACAGATTGCACCATCGGAGTCCCCTCGTCCATCCAAGGAAGCGTTGTATGTCGTCAGCTCCTCTGATCCTGATGAGGAGGATCATCTGTTTTCAGACTCGTTGGTTTCCTCCAAGAATCACAAGAAAGCGGATGAGCTGAGAAAGGAGGGCATGATTGTCGCCAGCAAAATTTCGGAAAAAAAGAGGAGTCTGCAGTCTGCCTTAAAGtctttgaaaaaacacacaaatttcTCTGATTACACCGAGGAAGATGAAAATCAGGAGCCTCCTCACGCCGTGTCTGACAGTTCACATGAAGAAGGAATTCAGGCTGCAACTGACAGTGTGTCTGAGGGATCAGAGGAAGGCGATCATGATATGCCTCCTGACAGCATGTCGGAAGATCCAGAGGACAGCGATGTTGAGATGGTGACCCAGAGAATGTCCAATAGCGACTTCGAGGAAGCAAGTCTGGACTTTAGAGACAGTTCAGAGGAGAGTAACTTTCAGGCAGAAAACCACAGCATGTCAGATAGTTCAGAGGACGATGAAGTTCAGGCGGCTGCCCACAAGAGAAAGAACAAGCAGAAGTACAGAACCTTGATGTCCAGCCCTGAGGTCCCTGTGTCAGCAGTTGGAACCAGGCTGATGAAGAAGACTCAGAAACAAGCAGTAGTTCCAAGTAACATGAACCGCAATAAAAGGGCAAGACTTCCAGGTAATGTTTATCCAGTTGTACTGCATACATCTGCTGCCTACACTCGCCCTCTTTTGAAAAGGAGACCGTATCGAAATGCCAAGACAGAGGCTGAGAGTTCAAGTAGCTCTGAAGCGGAGGAAGAACACTGGACCCCAGCTCATgtaaaagcaaaaaagcaaattTATCCACATGAGTGCATTTGTTCCTGTTCCATCTGTCAAATTCATTCACATCCACCTTGTCGGAAAAAGCAGTCCAAAAATTCTTCAACTCAGACAGATCTGTCAGACATTTTCAAGACAGAAGATGAAGGAGACATTTGCaacagaagaaaagggaggaagacTGATCGACAAAGCATCAGTTTGGCATCAGACAATTACATCCAGTCATCACAAAAATTGTCTAAGAGGGCTAGGACTCTAAATTTAACCTCCAATTTCTCTGGGAATCGAGGAACAAAAGCTGCTAttcagagaagagaaaagagagaagagttGTCATCAGGCTCCTCTTCTGACAGCGGCACACCGCCACCCGTACTCCAGACCAGCAAGCCGGCCAGGAAGGCCAGAGACATGGCGGCTTATATCAGCCGCTCTCAGGCTGCTCACAAACTAGCACTGGCTCAGGGAAGACGTCAAGAAAAGCACTCACTTCAGAAACACCACCCTGCATACTCCAGCCCAGACCTCCAGTTGTCCAGGTCTTCCCAGAAGAGTGCTGAGAATTTGCAGAGACATTCTCACTCCAGTCACCACCGTGAAACAGCAGATAAAGAAGTTCTGGACAGTAAAGAAGAAGTGAAGAGAAAGCTCACACAGAACTATGATCCTTCCACCTTGATAGTAGACCTCAGTTCTGTCCCCTTACCCTCTGACAAGGAACCACCAAAGAAAGGCACTGGCACTGCTGACGGTTCTCAGTCAGCCAACCAGCAGGCCGCTTCTGGTGGAACGGAGCCGTCGACAAATGATGAGAACAAGTCAGCAAACATTGACAAGTTTTCATTGATAACTTCTCAGAACAGAATATACAAGAAAGCTTGGCAGTGCACGCTATCTTCTGACACTTCCAAGAAGGGGGATAATGCGGCTGCTTTGCCACAGCAAAAAAGTACTGTCTTTTCTTCGCCCCAGCCTTGCGCATTGCAGAATGAGCAACAGCAAGCTGAACACCCTGATGTGCCCTCCTCTGAGCCACATGATAAGTCATCACAACAAGAAAATAATTCTGAATCCTGTGCTGCCCCCAACGCTGTGGTGGCTAACGCCAAAGAAACCACAGCAGATCCAAGGAAAGACAAGCCCGACAGCAAACAGCTGTCAATAAAGGTGAGCAGCCCAGCTAAACCTGCGACGCTCAGCAAGAAagtctccctctcttccagtAGTTCTGAGGAAGATGGTGGAAAGAAACCAGGCAAACATATTAGATCTTCCAGCACCAGCAGAATCAAAGCCAGTAGAGCCAGACCCAAGAAGAGTGAGGACAAAGCGCAGGGGCGGGGGCAGGATCACATGCCTCGAGCAGGTGTGGGCAAGTCCAGGACAAAAGAGGGACAGCAAACGAGCAGTGGAAGAGCTCTCAAGGCTAATGTATCCAGTAAACATTGCAGATCCTCTGATGTGAACAGTCACTTTGATGCCTACAGATGTGCAGCAAATGTTGGAGGGACTGAAACCCACAGACGGGGCCACACGCATGAATCAAGAATGGACAAGTCCAAGGCAAGacagggaaatgaaatgaaaaataaaccaACAGTCAAGAACAGCAGCCCACCATGCAAACGTCCCAGACACTCCGGCACCCCTGGCATGCCTGACCTCAAGAAAGGGGCGAAAAAACCCCACAGACAAAATGAGGAACCTGAGCTGATGAACCAGTCACTGACAGATGGGAAGGACTCAAACACCAGAGCAGCAGCCAGGATCAGCACTGCAGACAAACAGTCCCGGTGTTCTGACGCCATCAACAGGCACGGTGTCTGTAGACCCACgctgaaagaggaaaagaatcAGATCCACAAACAGCAACATCTACACAAACTAAAGATGGACAAGGCcaggatgagacagagaaaggaactgACCAGTGGGGCGCCTGTCAAAACCAGCACGCCAGGCAAGCATGCCAGAGGTCCCGGCACCAGCAGCCAGCAGAACCCGGACAGACCCGGACCACAGGGGGAAAGCTGTGGACAGCAGCTCATGCATCCAGCGGCTCAGCGCAAGCCCAGGCCAAAAGAGGGACAGGAGTTGAAAAGAAGACCCCCTGTCAAAACCGGCACCCTGGACAGAAATCCCAAGCCGCACAGGACGGCCGGCAAACTTCCCACGTGCACACCCGAAATAGACGAACTGCTTCGACAGCAAATTTTACACAAACTGAAGCTGGACAAGCTGCGGTCCAGAGTAGGGGTACAGGAAGTGAAAAAACAAGGAACGAACATCAAAAGTTGCACGCCAGGCAAGCGTCCCACTGGCTGCAAGACCAAAGTTGACAACACCGCACGGCCcagactgaggaagagagaggacgaAATCCGTGGGCATCCAGGTGAAAAGATGACTGACAAGCCAGATGGGCAGGCAGTGAAAAGACGCACACCTGTCAAGGGCAGGGCTCCAGGCACACACACCAGTGCCCCGGGCTCCAGCAGTGGACATGGTGTGTACAGGCCGGGACTGACAGAGGGGGAGGACAATGTCCACGGATATCCAGACCTGCAGCTAGTGAAGCAGGAAGAGTTCACAACAGAAGAGGGACAGGAGAAGGAGAGTGGTACAACTGGCGGGGACAGCGTTTCCAGTAATGACAGTGAG ATGTCTTCAGATGACCCTGTCAGCAAGAAGAGCGGAGACGAGTTGGAGCGAAGGCTGCGTGAGAAACTGCTCCGCACTCTGCAGTCCAAGCAGGCTGGACTGACCCATGACAGATCCGACACTGAAGCAGATGCATCCAATCATGACTCTGCTTCTGGACACTGA